The proteins below come from a single Lepeophtheirus salmonis chromosome 4, UVic_Lsal_1.4, whole genome shotgun sequence genomic window:
- the LOC121116590 gene encoding beta-1,4-mannosyl-glycoprotein 4-beta-N-acetylglucosaminyltransferase — protein MFLHKQLRLNLRVIIRLTFLFIQILGIIYLFKISSEIPRQSLDEQNLFKFADHVPEKEYAFKDFKGNDWKSSQKNFKLKNDYKEYFRTISENVECFIDGTNWKDTSSKKCICNDNYFGNDCGIPDAVWFGHYSSIPLGDNKLVRRKIPRRIIQGILFSHEYELLELRLATNYDVVDAFIIQESNYTMIGEHNALGLFDRISKGWMKQYQDKLLYIFLSFFLKEWDFNGWLVLDFTRNYISLNGLPLLKNKRDDDLFLLFDADEVPNPSVLLFLKLYDGYSEPIKFNFRWNLYGFFWLNVQSTEPKTEKLVELYTGCTLGMLEKVYDNKAILIRGNAWEKYKFKSKATNYSQSNNLKTWSIGSIGHYAGYHCSWCFQPEGIRAKLLSAQREDTPRWGNYPEKTKLPYIRSLIESGGWFDGSHPTLRVDEKDPNFAPEYVLKHFDRFKHLLKL, from the exons ATTCTtggtatcatttatttattcaaaatatcaagtGAGATTCCACGTCAAAGTTTAGATGAACAAAATCTGTTTAAATTTGCTGATCATGTCCCAGAAAAGGAATAtgcatttaaagattttaaaggtAACGATTGGAAAAGTtcgcaaaaaaattttaagctaAAGAATGACTACAAGGAGTATTTCAG GACCATTTCTGAAAATGTGGAATGCTTCATAGATGGAACAAATTGGAAGGATACATCCTCCAAAAAGTGCATATGTAACGACAATTATTTTGGAAACGACTGCGGCATACCCGATGCTGTCTGGTTTGGGCATTATTCCTCCATTCCTTTGGGCGACAATAAACTTGTTCGCCGGAAGATTCCTCGTCGAATAATTCAAGGTATTTTATTCAGTCATGAATATGAACTATTGGAACTTCGATTGGCCACCAACTATGACGTTGTTGATGCTTTCATCATTCAAGAATCAAACTATACAATGATTGGTGAACACAACGCCCTAGGTTTGTTTGATCGAATCTCCAAAGGATGGATGAAACAATATCAAgacaaattactttatatttttctgtccttctttttgaaggaatggGATTTTAACGGGTGGCTAGTTTTAGATTTCACTCGCAATTATATTAGTCTCAATGGTCTACCCCTGTTGAAAAACAAGCGGGATGATGATTTGTTTCTATTGTTTGATGCAGATGAAGTGCCAAACCCATCTGttctcttatttttaaagttgtacgACGGTTACTCCGAGccaattaaattcaattttcgtTGGAATCTGTATGGATTTTTTTGGTTGAATGTACAGAGTACAGAGCCTAAGACAGAGAAATTGGTTGaactatatacagggtgtactcTGGGTATGTTGGAAAAAGTGTATGACAATAAGGCAATACTTATAAGAGGTAATGCctgggaaaaatataaattcaagtcAAAGGCCACAAACTATTCTCAGTCTAATAATCTAAAAACATGGTCCATTGGATCTATTGGTCATTACGCTGGATATCACTGTTCTTG gTGCTTTCAACCCGAGGGAATACGAGCGAAGTTACTCTCGGCGCAGAGAGAGGATACACCCCGATGGGGAAATTATCCAGAAAAGACTAAGTTACCTTACATTAGATCCCTCATAGAAAGTGGTGGATGGTTTGATGGATCTCATCCCACCTTAAGAGTGGATGAAAAGGACCCAAACTTTGCTCCAGaatatgttttaaaacattttgaccGTTTTAAGCACCTTTTGAAACTATAA